A genomic segment from Luteolibacter arcticus encodes:
- a CDS encoding beta strand repeat-containing protein yields MQNRYFPVASRATLLTTSLGMALASHGAVTPINWSGASGVDPTAWADTGNWTGGAAPANDLVTDLAVFELADFTGKQPNAGTRSVAGVQIGSGAATGALTLSGAQVTLGASGIDMKANAAAATISAAVVLGAAQTWANESANALTISAPTSGAFALAKGGSGRIILTGANTRSGTTTLSGGTLQVGSNAANAPIGSGTYDIGAGSTLRIEYATTNTAATNLGSLPWANFSGGGTLNIATNGAFDYISNATALPAGFTGTLQIDGGRVQAAPSTGGLGSTSTIVVKSGGQFGMWEGGTFSQNFTIAGAGYGEGGYEAALRLSNDAATNVTLNGTITLAGDATIGARSTGVATISNPIGQSTASNLTVGTGFLNGTVIFQAVNTYTGNTIVRNGVLSLNGSAPTVLGNLQMIGGDGTYLRTQQANQFAAGSVANFTSASGSWNRFEFFGKDQTFAGINTGTTTVQGGGIFQNSEANGAAGANATLTLNGSGNYVFNGHIRDWGSPNVGTHKVSLVKNGAGTQTLAGSVVTYSGTTSINNGTLELISTSGFKSATTVASGTTLKLGNNGNTGTGTGFTVDLSNGATLVHDGQSASHFWTIGGATTNTGTTTVNQSSIAAGLLDKGLFFDGGLKGSGTVTINATNAGNGVVFRNNNTSFSGTLIVNGIADATVNLGSGIGVGGCTTGLQNADIQLNGTMELLNQGVSWAGSASGAFQMGALSGSGVMVGNYTTGGNTTVTIGKTNNSGSYSGVIANGTGNTVHLVKDGSGTQTLSGTNSYTGNTTVNGGTLSLSGGSSLSDTGNLTLANTAGVQVVFNDSETTGALAGGGVTGGDVNLQDNTLTLAGDANTTFSGVISGTDGALAKTGTGTLTLAGASTYTGATTIDAGRLNLTGALPNSSLTVADGAFVGGEGSAAAMTLGSSVGVDIVTSPATAEVLTANGPLSVTGTTLVDFSGPMPTPAFKVLQFGSNANGFTAANFDLVDPTSYRPGYAFTVNANDVTLTMAKKSLEWTGSQDATWENDMLANFRDTTTLADEKFFTADDVLFGNLPATDPTVTVIGTVAPSSFTFNSTLNYTIEGGAITGPGGLTKEGSGTATLSGPNTFTGAIAVNTGTLVFKAPANAAWTMPTGAKTIASGAVMQIDFTPQTTLHLQTNPGSTAISAGAVLDLYSTAYNVNSYHLLNGGWTATGTGTIRISGGGAVACWTGGNNALAGFTGLLDIQNGQFAVNVDNATTLGGTLDVNVTATGKLDMRSGHFTVDSLDGAAGSEIIKSHNTAVTLTVGNNSGSGAFAGNLSNATGTIGLTKVGTGTQTLSGTNTHTGPTTVNGGTLALTGGAAIADTGAVVLADAAGAQVVLNASEAIGSLAGGGATGGTVNLQANTLTVGNASNTAFAGSLSGSGGLTKVGAGTLTLSGANSYAGNTAVNAGVLSVASAFFGDASTVTVLTGAVLNLNTGTDDTVGTLILGETTVPGGTYNASHPTYGSYFTGSGSLVVEGNAYDSWAATKGLTALNKGSAVDADFDGVSNLLEYYLDGNPLASDHSILPAVTRDATHLILTFKRRDDARADVSAQVVEYGTNLTAWPLSAVLGTAPGTTTDGNGVVVTVAENGSNPDDIMVKIPRTPHGAGGKLFARLKVTE; encoded by the coding sequence ATGCAAAACCGGTACTTCCCTGTGGCCTCCCGCGCCACCCTCCTTACCACCAGCCTCGGCATGGCCCTCGCCAGCCATGGTGCGGTCACTCCCATCAATTGGTCCGGCGCTTCCGGCGTTGACCCCACCGCTTGGGCCGACACCGGCAACTGGACCGGCGGCGCCGCTCCGGCGAACGACCTGGTCACCGATCTGGCAGTCTTCGAGCTCGCCGACTTCACCGGCAAGCAGCCCAACGCCGGCACGCGATCGGTGGCGGGCGTCCAGATCGGCAGCGGAGCCGCCACCGGCGCGCTGACCCTCTCCGGTGCGCAAGTCACGCTCGGTGCCAGCGGCATCGACATGAAAGCGAATGCCGCCGCCGCGACGATCTCCGCAGCGGTCGTCCTCGGCGCCGCCCAGACCTGGGCGAACGAGTCCGCCAATGCGCTGACCATTTCCGCACCCACCAGCGGCGCCTTCGCGCTCGCGAAAGGTGGCAGCGGGAGAATCATCCTGACCGGCGCGAACACCCGCAGCGGCACCACGACCCTCAGCGGCGGCACTCTTCAAGTGGGCAGCAACGCCGCCAACGCCCCGATCGGCTCGGGCACCTATGACATCGGGGCCGGCAGCACCTTGCGGATCGAGTATGCCACCACCAACACGGCAGCGACGAATCTCGGCAGTCTCCCGTGGGCCAACTTCTCGGGCGGTGGAACGCTCAACATCGCGACCAACGGCGCGTTCGACTACATCAGCAACGCCACGGCCCTTCCGGCCGGCTTCACCGGGACGCTGCAAATCGATGGCGGCCGGGTTCAGGCCGCTCCATCGACGGGCGGTCTCGGCAGCACCAGCACGATCGTGGTGAAAAGCGGCGGCCAGTTCGGCATGTGGGAAGGCGGCACCTTTAGCCAAAACTTCACCATCGCCGGCGCCGGCTATGGCGAAGGGGGCTACGAGGCGGCCCTGCGCCTCTCCAATGACGCCGCCACCAACGTCACGCTGAACGGGACGATCACGCTCGCGGGCGATGCCACCATCGGTGCGCGGAGTACCGGCGTGGCCACGATCAGCAACCCGATCGGCCAGTCCACCGCCTCCAACCTGACAGTTGGCACGGGGTTCTTGAACGGCACGGTGATCTTCCAAGCCGTCAACACCTACACCGGCAACACCATCGTCCGGAACGGCGTGCTCTCGCTCAACGGTTCGGCTCCGACGGTGCTCGGCAACCTGCAGATGATCGGCGGCGACGGGACCTACCTCCGCACGCAACAGGCGAACCAATTTGCGGCTGGCTCGGTCGCCAACTTCACCTCGGCAAGCGGGTCGTGGAACCGCTTTGAATTCTTCGGCAAGGACCAGACCTTCGCCGGCATCAATACCGGCACCACCACCGTCCAAGGTGGCGGCATCTTCCAGAACAGCGAGGCCAATGGTGCGGCCGGCGCGAACGCCACGCTGACTTTGAATGGCAGCGGCAATTACGTCTTCAACGGTCACATTCGCGACTGGGGAAGCCCCAATGTCGGCACCCACAAGGTGTCGCTGGTCAAGAATGGCGCGGGGACCCAGACGCTGGCCGGGAGTGTGGTGACGTATTCGGGCACCACTTCGATCAATAACGGGACCCTGGAGCTGATCAGTACCTCGGGCTTCAAGAGCGCCACGACGGTTGCCAGCGGCACCACTCTCAAGCTCGGGAACAATGGCAACACCGGTACGGGAACCGGGTTCACCGTCGATCTCAGCAACGGCGCGACGCTTGTGCACGATGGCCAGTCGGCGAGCCATTTCTGGACGATCGGCGGCGCGACGACCAATACCGGCACCACCACGGTCAACCAGAGTTCGATTGCGGCCGGCCTGCTCGACAAGGGCTTGTTCTTCGACGGCGGCTTGAAGGGCAGCGGCACCGTCACGATCAACGCGACCAACGCTGGCAACGGCGTGGTCTTCCGCAACAACAACACCAGCTTCAGCGGGACGCTCATCGTCAACGGCATCGCCGACGCGACCGTCAATCTCGGCAGCGGCATCGGTGTGGGCGGCTGCACCACCGGCCTCCAGAACGCCGACATCCAATTGAACGGCACCATGGAACTCCTGAATCAGGGTGTCAGCTGGGCTGGCAGTGCTTCGGGCGCCTTCCAGATGGGCGCGCTGTCGGGATCCGGCGTGATGGTCGGCAACTACACCACCGGCGGTAATACCACCGTCACGATCGGCAAGACCAACAACAGCGGCAGCTACTCCGGCGTGATTGCCAACGGCACTGGCAACACGGTGCATCTCGTCAAGGACGGCAGCGGCACGCAGACGCTGTCCGGCACCAACAGCTACACCGGCAACACGACGGTCAACGGCGGCACGCTCAGCCTCAGCGGAGGCAGCTCCCTATCCGACACCGGCAACTTGACGCTGGCCAATACCGCCGGCGTGCAGGTGGTCTTCAACGACAGCGAAACCACCGGCGCCCTGGCCGGCGGTGGCGTGACCGGTGGCGACGTGAATCTTCAAGACAACACGCTGACCCTGGCGGGCGATGCGAACACGACGTTCAGTGGTGTAATTTCCGGAACCGACGGCGCCTTGGCCAAGACCGGCACGGGCACGCTGACGCTGGCGGGTGCCAGCACCTATACCGGAGCGACCACCATCGATGCCGGGCGGCTCAATCTCACCGGCGCGCTGCCTAACAGCTCGCTGACAGTTGCCGACGGAGCCTTCGTCGGCGGCGAAGGCAGTGCCGCGGCGATGACGCTCGGATCGAGCGTCGGCGTCGATATTGTCACGTCACCGGCCACTGCCGAGGTGCTTACGGCGAACGGTCCGCTCAGCGTGACCGGCACGACCCTGGTCGATTTCTCCGGCCCGATGCCCACGCCGGCCTTCAAGGTGCTGCAGTTCGGCAGCAACGCGAACGGCTTCACCGCGGCGAACTTCGACCTTGTTGACCCGACCAGCTACCGCCCGGGCTATGCCTTCACGGTGAATGCCAACGACGTGACCCTGACGATGGCGAAGAAGTCGCTCGAGTGGACCGGCAGCCAGGACGCGACGTGGGAAAACGACATGCTCGCCAACTTCCGCGACACCACGACCCTGGCGGACGAGAAGTTCTTCACCGCGGACGACGTGCTGTTCGGCAACCTGCCGGCGACCGATCCGACCGTCACCGTGATCGGGACGGTCGCGCCATCGAGTTTCACCTTCAACTCCACCTTGAACTACACGATCGAGGGCGGTGCCATCACCGGACCCGGCGGGCTCACCAAGGAGGGCAGCGGCACCGCCACGCTCTCCGGTCCTAACACCTTCACCGGTGCCATTGCCGTGAACACGGGCACGCTTGTCTTCAAGGCCCCGGCCAATGCCGCGTGGACGATGCCGACCGGAGCCAAGACCATCGCCAGCGGTGCCGTGATGCAGATCGATTTCACGCCGCAGACGACCCTGCATCTGCAGACGAACCCCGGCTCCACCGCGATCAGCGCCGGCGCTGTGCTCGATCTCTACAGCACGGCGTACAACGTCAATTCCTACCATCTCCTCAACGGCGGCTGGACGGCGACCGGCACCGGCACCATTCGCATCAGCGGGGGCGGTGCGGTCGCGTGCTGGACGGGCGGGAACAATGCGCTGGCGGGGTTCACGGGCCTGCTCGACATCCAGAACGGCCAGTTCGCCGTCAATGTGGACAACGCGACGACGCTGGGCGGAACGCTGGACGTCAACGTCACCGCGACCGGCAAGCTCGACATGCGCTCCGGTCACTTCACCGTCGACTCGCTGGATGGGGCGGCTGGCAGTGAGATCATCAAGTCGCACAATACCGCCGTGACCCTGACCGTGGGGAATAACAGCGGCTCGGGTGCCTTCGCCGGCAACCTGTCCAACGCGACCGGCACCATCGGCCTGACCAAGGTCGGCACCGGTACCCAGACGTTGTCCGGCACCAATACCCACACCGGCCCCACCACCGTCAATGGCGGCACGCTCGCCCTCACCGGCGGCGCGGCGATCGCGGATACTGGTGCGGTCGTGCTGGCCGATGCCGCGGGCGCCCAGGTGGTGCTCAATGCCAGCGAAGCCATCGGCTCGCTGGCGGGTGGCGGCGCCACCGGCGGCACCGTGAACTTGCAAGCGAACACGCTGACGGTTGGCAATGCCAGCAACACGGCCTTCGCCGGCAGCCTGTCCGGCAGCGGCGGGCTGACCAAGGTGGGTGCCGGCACCCTCACCCTGAGCGGGGCGAACAGCTACGCGGGCAACACCGCGGTCAACGCCGGCGTCTTGTCGGTGGCCAGCGCCTTCTTCGGCGACGCCTCCACCGTGACGGTGCTCACCGGCGCGGTGCTCAACCTCAACACGGGCACCGACGACACCGTGGGCACACTGATCCTCGGCGAAACCACGGTCCCGGGAGGCACCTACAATGCCAGCCATCCGACCTACGGCAGCTACTTCACCGGCAGCGGCAGCCTGGTGGTCGAGGGCAATGCCTACGACTCGTGGGCTGCGACCAAGGGACTCACCGCGCTCAACAAGGGCTCCGCGGTGGATGCCGACTTCGACGGCGTGAGCAACCTGCTCGAGTACTACCTCGACGGCAATCCGCTCGCCTCGGACCACTCGATCCTGCCGGCCGTGACCCGCGACGCCACCCATCTGATCCTCACCTTCAAGCGCCGCGACGACGCGAGAGCGGATGTGAGCGCCCAGGTCGTCGAGTATGGCACGAACCTCACGGCATGGCCGCTGAGCGCGGTGCTGGGGACCGCACCCGGCACGACGACCGACGGCAATGGCGTGGTCGTGACGGTGGCGGAAAACGGCAGCAATCCGGACGACATCATGGTGAAGATCCCACGGACTCCGCACGGTGCGGGTGGCAAACTCTTCGCTCGTCTCAAGGTGACCGAGTGA
- a CDS encoding SDR family oxidoreductase encodes MKTEQPNFPIAPEEFAGRLVFVTGGTKGAGEAMVRRFAAGGATVITTARQAPEDPGFPASVITGDLATAEGAADVAAQITETFGVPDILVHNLGGSDSPGGGFAALTDNMWMKELNQNLLAAVRLDRAFVPAMLERQSGVVIHISSIQRLLPLHESTTAYAAAKAALTTYSKALSKEVGPKGVRVTAVSPGWIKTDNTAAFLQRLADSGGITTEQAQQNVMAALGGIPLGRPAWPWEVAELVAFLASDRAASIQGTEYIIDGGTIPTI; translated from the coding sequence ATGAAAACCGAACAACCTAACTTCCCGATCGCTCCCGAGGAATTCGCAGGGCGCCTTGTATTTGTCACCGGCGGTACGAAAGGTGCGGGTGAAGCCATGGTCCGCCGCTTTGCCGCCGGGGGCGCCACCGTCATTACGACAGCGCGGCAGGCACCGGAGGATCCGGGCTTCCCCGCCTCGGTGATCACGGGTGATCTGGCCACCGCCGAGGGCGCTGCCGACGTGGCCGCTCAAATCACCGAGACATTTGGCGTGCCCGACATTCTGGTGCATAACCTGGGCGGTTCCGACTCGCCCGGCGGAGGCTTCGCCGCCCTGACCGATAATATGTGGATGAAGGAACTGAACCAGAATCTTCTCGCCGCCGTTCGCCTCGATCGTGCGTTCGTCCCCGCCATGCTGGAGCGGCAGTCCGGCGTGGTGATTCACATTTCATCCATTCAAAGGCTGCTCCCGCTTCATGAATCCACGACCGCGTATGCGGCAGCGAAGGCGGCCCTTACTACCTACAGCAAGGCGCTCTCGAAGGAAGTGGGACCGAAAGGCGTTCGCGTCACCGCGGTGTCCCCCGGTTGGATCAAAACCGACAATACCGCGGCCTTCCTTCAGCGTCTTGCGGATAGCGGTGGCATCACCACCGAGCAGGCACAGCAAAATGTGATGGCAGCGCTGGGCGGGATTCCCTTGGGTCGGCCAGCCTGGCCGTGGGAAGTCGCTGAACTTGTTGCTTTCCTTGCTTCGGACCGCGCCGCCTCTATCCAAGGAACGGAATACATCATCGACGGAGGAACCATTCCAACCATCTGA
- a CDS encoding sodium:solute symporter family transporter, which produces MPANSPLPFGDLIVIALYLIAMLGVGVWFARGSSQGLAAYFLGDRKMSWWALALSGSASNFDISGTLWLVSMVALLGVKSFWVFWSFAFLISAVLMSWMARWIRGTGVLTGVELLQVRFGVTRGAVLARLMSAIATLVLLVFMSAYAFAGGGKFLAVFFPWSPAQCATAAMLFTFCYAVVGGFRAVVVTDAVQAGLMGVASLVIAGFAIFHTDVAAVHAAVDPSPMPVWRLENLPTDYATFAPFGLMILVWLSNGLLLGFGGAGGHYGEQRFLAAATGRDAALAGLGWGLVLWFRWVLVAAVLVLAASGFSGTSGDPEKVLPEVVLSAMPAGLRGLVVAGFLSAFMASFSSALNAGSAIFVRDVVQVLRPQTGERTLMATGYVFIAFLVVSGIGIGLHFERVNDLWMWILLGLMGPMMVPNVLRWYWWRMTGAGYAAGVLAGMAVATVVFFHNRSAPVPWPEYGYAPVIHVAALLGSVIVSLAGQPVAMETLVGFYRKVRPFGSWGPVKAAAGTPPPPAGEGRSTFVTLLASHVGLLCLFLSPFYLLGRWWAWAAAVVVIGTACALVLRETWWERLPDDE; this is translated from the coding sequence ATGCCCGCGAACTCCCCGCTCCCATTCGGCGATTTGATCGTGATCGCGCTCTACCTGATCGCGATGCTCGGCGTCGGCGTGTGGTTCGCACGGGGCTCGTCGCAGGGACTGGCCGCCTACTTCCTCGGCGATCGCAAGATGTCTTGGTGGGCTCTCGCGCTGTCGGGCAGCGCGTCGAATTTCGACATTTCCGGCACCCTCTGGCTGGTCTCGATGGTCGCGCTGCTCGGGGTGAAGTCGTTCTGGGTCTTCTGGAGCTTCGCCTTTCTCATCTCGGCGGTGCTGATGTCGTGGATGGCACGCTGGATCCGCGGAACCGGCGTGCTGACGGGCGTGGAGTTGTTGCAAGTGCGCTTCGGCGTCACCCGCGGCGCGGTGCTGGCGCGGCTGATGTCCGCGATCGCCACGCTGGTGCTGCTGGTCTTCATGTCGGCCTACGCCTTCGCCGGCGGCGGCAAATTCCTGGCGGTCTTCTTTCCATGGTCGCCCGCGCAATGCGCCACCGCGGCGATGCTCTTCACCTTCTGCTATGCGGTCGTCGGTGGCTTCCGCGCGGTGGTGGTGACGGATGCCGTGCAAGCCGGCCTGATGGGCGTGGCCTCGCTGGTCATCGCCGGCTTTGCGATCTTCCACACCGATGTCGCGGCGGTGCATGCCGCCGTCGATCCATCGCCGATGCCCGTCTGGCGGCTTGAAAATTTGCCGACCGACTACGCGACCTTCGCACCCTTCGGGCTGATGATCCTGGTCTGGCTGAGCAATGGCTTGCTGCTCGGCTTCGGCGGAGCCGGCGGCCACTATGGCGAGCAGCGTTTCCTTGCCGCCGCCACCGGGCGCGACGCCGCGCTGGCGGGCCTCGGCTGGGGCCTGGTGCTGTGGTTCCGCTGGGTGCTGGTGGCCGCCGTGCTCGTGCTCGCGGCGAGTGGCTTCTCGGGGACCAGCGGCGACCCGGAGAAAGTGCTGCCGGAGGTCGTTCTCAGCGCCATGCCGGCCGGCCTGCGCGGGCTGGTGGTCGCCGGTTTCCTCTCCGCCTTCATGGCCAGCTTCAGCTCCGCGCTGAATGCCGGCTCGGCGATCTTCGTGCGCGATGTGGTGCAGGTCCTGCGCCCGCAAACCGGCGAGCGCACGCTAATGGCCACCGGCTATGTCTTCATCGCCTTCCTGGTGGTGAGCGGCATCGGCATCGGCCTGCATTTCGAACGGGTGAATGACCTGTGGATGTGGATCCTGCTCGGCCTGATGGGACCGATGATGGTGCCTAACGTGCTCCGCTGGTACTGGTGGCGGATGACCGGCGCAGGCTATGCCGCCGGGGTGCTGGCCGGCATGGCGGTGGCCACCGTCGTCTTCTTCCACAATCGCTCCGCGCCCGTGCCGTGGCCGGAATACGGCTATGCCCCGGTGATCCACGTCGCCGCGCTGTTAGGGTCGGTCATCGTGTCGCTCGCCGGCCAGCCGGTCGCGATGGAAACGCTGGTGGGATTCTATCGCAAGGTCCGCCCGTTCGGCTCATGGGGCCCGGTGAAAGCCGCGGCCGGCACGCCCCCCCCACCCGCCGGTGAAGGACGCAGCACCTTCGTCACCCTGCTCGCATCGCACGTCGGCCTGCTGTGTTTGTTCCTCAGTCCGTTCTACCTGCTCGGCCGCTGGTGGGCATGGGCCGCCGCCGTCGTGGTGATCGGCACCGCCTGCGCGCTGGTCCTCCGCGAGACCTGGTGGGAGCGCCTGCCGGACGACGAGTGA
- a CDS encoding nuclear transport factor 2 family protein has protein sequence MNTNNTISLPAVVASYLEAANQFDAVAAAACFTPDARVCDNGREFIGTAAIERLMEESNDVQPQVTVTRAKVDGEIAKIVGTVEGNFPESPVELDFEFHLQDGKISQLTVS, from the coding sequence ATGAATACCAACAACACAATCTCCCTGCCCGCGGTGGTGGCGAGCTACTTAGAAGCCGCCAACCAGTTCGATGCCGTAGCTGCTGCCGCTTGTTTTACTCCCGACGCGAGGGTCTGCGACAATGGTCGTGAATTCATTGGCACTGCTGCCATTGAGCGCCTGATGGAGGAGTCGAACGATGTTCAGCCGCAGGTCACCGTGACCCGCGCGAAGGTTGATGGCGAGATCGCGAAGATCGTCGGCACCGTGGAGGGGAACTTCCCCGAAAGCCCCGTGGAACTGGACTTCGAGTTCCATCTTCAAGACGGAAAAATTTCGCAACTAACAGTCTCATGA